The genomic stretch AGTCGCGTCCGTTGCGTGTGGAGCCTGTGCCTTTCTTGTGGGCCATGGGGTGGGGGGAGGTGGTGGGATGGATTCGGAGGTGGACTGAAGCGCCGCCGCTCAGGCGATCGCCTTGCCGTTGACGCTGATCGACTCGACCATCACCCGGGTGAGTTCCTGACGGTGACCGTTCTTGCGGCGGGTTTTCTTCTTCGGGCGCATCTTGTACACCAGGATCTTCGGGCCACGGCGATGGGCCATCACCTTGAGTTCGATGGTGGCTCCGCTCACGTAGGGGTGGCCCAGGTTCGTGCCCTGGCCGTCGCGCACCAACAGCACGTTCTCCAGGGTCACCGTCTCGTCCACCTCAGCGGCGATGCGGTCCAGGTCGTAGTACCGGTTCGGCTGGAACCAGAACTGCTGGCCGGAAGCCTCGGCGATGGCATACAGGTCGGCTCCGGCGGCAACGGGAGCGGAGCTCTCCGTTGCGGTGGCTGGACTCTCGGGAGCGGGGCTCTCGGTGGCTTGACTCATGGGCTCAGGGGGCGTGGACAGGCCAGTGGGTGTGGAGGCCGGCCTTCGCCGCCATCCGCTCGCCACTGTTCAGGCCTCTCGCACAACCGAACAATCGACAAGCAAACATCTTCTCTCTTTGCCTGCCGACTCGTCAACACTAAGGTCGGACCACCGCTGCCGCTGCTTCTCTCCCCATGACCCAGCCGGCGCTCACCGTGGCCTCGCTGATCCGCGATGAGCAGTTGCGCCAGGCCTGCAGCGCCTGGTTGCCCCAGGGGCGCTACGAATTGATCGAGCTGGGTCTGCATCAGGATCCCGCCGCTGAGCTGGAGCGCTGCTGGGAACAGTTCGATGCCGTACTCCTGGAGCCCGGGGTGCTCTCGATCGAGGCCTTCCAGCGCCTGCGGGCCCAGGGCCGGATCCTGCCGGCGGTGGTGCTGGGGCAGCTCAGCGGGCCGATGGAGTACTTCCAGGACGAAGTGCATCTCCCTCCTGATCAGATGGAGCAGCTCAGCTACAGCCTTGATGCGGCCATTTCGCGCTGCCTGCGTCGCAGAAGTTCAGGCGGATCGGGGGGTGACCCCGAGGCCAGCGATCCCGATGTCGGGGAAGGTGCCCAATCCAACTGGAGGTTGCCCCATCGCCTGCGCGAGAGGCTTGGCTACCTTGGGATTTTCTACAAGCGTGATTCCTCCCGCTTTCTGCGCAATCTCTCCGCGGCTGAGCGAAAGGTGCTGCTGGGCTCCCTTCGGCGAACCTACCGAGACCTGCTCGTCAGCTACTTTCGAGATCCTGCAACTGCCAATCAGGCCCTGGAGAGCTTTGTGAATACGGCCTTTTTCAGTGACCTTCCGATCACTAAAACAGTAGAAATTCACGTGGATATGATCGACGAATTCTGGAAAAAACTTCAACTAGAAGGCCATGAACAGGATTTTCTGAAGGACTATCGTCTGGCTTTGCTTGATGTCATGGCCCATCTCTGTGAGATGTATCGTCGCTCACTCCCCCCGGAAACGATCGACAAGGCTGGCGGAGGAATGACCGCCAAGGTTGTCACCTCATCTCCGCTGAAATCATGAGTCCCAAGAAAGCCTACATTCTTAAGCTCTACGTGGCTGGGAACACTCCCAATTCGATGCGGGCTCTCCAGACCCTGCGTCAGATTCTTGAACAGGAGTTCAAGGGCGTGTATGCCCTCAAGGTGATTGATGTACTCAAGAATCCGCAACTGGCAGAAGAAGACAAGATCCTGGCGACCCCCACTCTGGCCAAGATCCTGCCGCCACCGGTGCGTCGCATCATCGGCGATCTCTCCGACCGTGAGCGGGTGTTGATCGGTCTTGACCTGCTCTATGACGAGCTCACCGACCGCCAGATCGCCGACGAGATGATGGACGAGCCTGATGAAATCTGAATTCTTTAGATCACCCCTGCCTTTTTTGTCCTGGTCCAGCCTGGGACCTAGATTCTGGGCCTAAGTTCAAGGCCTCATGCAGGATCTCAGTGCCACCAGCCAGCCCAGCATGAAGCTGCAGAAGCTGCCCACAGGTGTGGAAGGCCTTGATGACATCTGTCAGGGGGGCTTGCCGATCGGGCGTTCCACCCTGATCAGCGGCACATCGGGAACGGGGAAGACGGTATTTTCGCTTCATTTTCTCCACAATGGCATTCGTCACTTCGACGAGCCCGGGATCTTCGTGACCTTTGAGGAATCACCCCTCGATATCATCCGTAATGCTGCCAGCTTCGGCTGGAACCTGCAGGAACTGGTGGCCCAGGGTAAGCTCTTCATTCTGGATGCCTCTCCCGATCCAGATGGTCAGGATGTGGCCGGTAATTTCGATCTCTCCGGATTGATCGAGAGGATTAACTATGCCATCCGTAAGTATAAGGCAAAGCGCGTTGCGATCGACTCAATCACCGCCGTCTTTCAGCAGTATGACGCCGTCTCGGTCGTGCGACGTGAGATTTTCCGATTGATCGCTAGGTTGAAGGAAATCGGTGTCACCACTGTGATGACCACTGAGCGGATCGACGAATATGGGCCAATCGCTCGTTATGGCGTTGAAGAGTTTGTTTCCGATAATGTGATTATTCTGCGTAATGTACTTGAAGGCGAGCGCCGACGGCGCACGGTCGAGATTCTCAAGCTGCGCGGTACCACCCATATGAAGGGTGAATTTCCGTTCACCATGGGAGCCCACGGAGTTGCCATCTTCCCGCTCGGGGCGATGCAGCTCACCCAGAGGTCCTCAAATGTGCGCATCAGTTCGGGAGTACCGCGGCTCGATGAGATGTGCGGCGGTGGCTTCTTCAAGGATTCCATCATCCTCGCCACCGGTGCAACCGGCACGGGTAAAACCTTGCTGGTCAGCAAGTTCGTTGAAGATGCTTGCAACAACAAGGAACGTGCCATCCTCTTTGCCTATGAAGAGTCGCGGGCCCAGTTGCTGCGCAATGCCACCAGCTGGGGTATTGATTTCGAGCAGATGGAGCAGGATGGGCTGCTCAAGATCATCTGCGCCTACCCGGAATCCACCGGTCTGGAGGATCACCTGCAGATCATCAAAACGGAGATCGGCCAGTTCAAGCCGGCACGGATGGCCATCGATTCTCTGTCGGCACTGTCCAGGGGCGTCAGCCACAATGCTTTCCGCCAGTTCGTGATCGGAGTTACCGGCTATGTCAAGCAGGAAGAGATTGCCGGTTTCTTTACCAATACATCGGAGGAATTCATGGGCAGTCACTCCATTACCGACTCCCACATCTCTACGATCACCGACACCATTCTCCTACTTCAGTATGTGGAAATCCGTGGCGAAATGGCGCGTGCCATCAACGTGTTCAAGATGCGGGGTTCCTGGCATGACAAAGGCATCCGTGAATTCGTGATCACCGGTAATGGCCCTGAAATCAGGGATTCCTTCTCCAATTTCGAGCGCATCATCAGTGGTGTTCCCCATCGGGTCACCACCGATGAGCGCACCGAGCTCTCACGCATCGCTCGCAGCTTCGAAGGTGAGGAGTCGTTCTAGACCCCTGCCAGATTCGGCTCCGCCAGACGGGCCTGCTGGGAGCGGCGTTCTCCTTCCACCATCAATTCATCGCTGTCGGCCTGCTCGAGGGGCAGGTCGAACCAGAACGTGGTTCCTACCCCAGGCTCGCTCGCCATCTGGATCGCGGTGCCGTGCTTCTCAAGGATGCCACGCACGATCGAGAGACCAAGCCCCGTGCCCACTTCGGTGTGAACGGCGTTCTCCACCCGGTAGAAGCGCTCGAAGATGCGCAGCTGGTCTTCCCGCGAAATGCCTGTGCCCGAGTCGGCGATCTCCACCCGCAGCCTTGGCAGGGGTGAGCTGAGCTCACAGCTCGGGGCGTCCAGCGCCGGCAGGTTGGCGGGATCGAGATGGCAGGAATCTGGCCACGGGTAGGCCCGCAGCATCACGCGGCCCCCGGCTGGGGTGAACTTGAGCCCGTTGCCCACGAGGTTGTCGAACACCTGCAGCAGCAGATCCCAGTTGCCCCGCACTCCGGGTAGGTGAGCATCCACCTCCAGCTCCAGCTGCACCCCCTTCTCCTCGGCGTTGAGGCGGTAGTTGCGCAGGGTCTGCTCCATGGCCGGGCGCACTTCCATCGGCTCAAGCGTCCAGGTGCGGTCGGATTCGAGCCGCGAGAGATCGAGCACGTCGTTCACCAGCCGGGTGAGGCGGTCGGTCTCGGCGTTGGCGATCGCCAGAAATTCCTGGGTTTCTTCCTCGCTGAGCTGATCGCGCAGATCGTGCAACGTCTCCACGTAGCTCTTGATGTTGAACAGCGGGGTGCGCAGCTCATGGGACACGTTGCTGATGAAGCGGCTCTGGGCGGCGTTGAGCTCCACCTCCCGCGTCAGGTCCTGCACCGTCATGGCGATGCCCTTCAGGCTCTCCCCGGCGGCGTCCTTGACCGTCTGCAGAACGATGCGCAGGGTGCGCGGCGGTTCGCCGAAACTGCAGCGCACATCGGCACTGTCCTTGTCCCCGCTCACGAGGGAGTCCAGCGGCCCATGCAGCTCCATCGCCAGCACGTCGGGCAGTTCACTGCCCAGCTCGTTGCCTTCGAGATTGCGGCCTTCCCAGCGGAACAGACGTCTGGCGGTGGGATTGACCAGCACGATCCGTCCTTCACCATCGAGCAGAGCCGCGCCATCGGCCATGGTGGCGATCAGGCTCTGCTGCTTCACCTGGGCGGCGGTGAGCTCCTCGATGTTGGCGGCGTCGTAGGCCTCCAGCTGGGAGGCCATGTCGTTGAAGCCATTCAGCAGTTCCCCCAGCTCTCCGCCCACGGGGAGGGCGATGCGGGCCTCGAAATCGCCACCTGCGATGGCGCGCACACCCCGCAGCAATTCCTTCACAGGGCGGGTGATCGTGAGGGCATTGAAGACTGCCCCCAGGATCACCAGCACCCAGATCGAGATGAACACCGCCACGGTCACCTCACGGGTGAGGGCCGCGCTGGCGAGCACCGCTTCGTTGGGGTTTATCCCGAGGGCGAGCACCCCGAGATAGCGCCCCTCGCTCACCATCGGCACGAACACATCGGTCACCTGGCCATCGGGGCTGAGGTGTTGCCGGATCAGGGGGTTCTGGGGACGGCGCTGCAGTTCGGCCGGCAGTTCGAGTTTGCGGCTGAGCAGCAGTTCGCTGCCGCCGTTGGTCGCGCTGATGGGGATCCCGAGGTAGATCACCCCTTCGGGATCGGCGAAGAAGATGTAGCGCAGGCTGCGGCTTGAGCGCCAGAAGCGCTCCGCCACAGCCGCCAGCTCCCGGTCGTTCCCCTCCGCCACCAGAGGCGTCACATTCGCTGAGAGCAGCAGGCCCAGGTCCCGGGCGAATCGGGTGTCACTCATGCGCGCATCCCTCTGGATGCCATTGAGCGCAAAGAAGGTGATGCCGGTCATCATCAGGCTCACCACCAGGGTGGCCACCGCCAGGAGCTTGGTCTGGAGGCTGAACTCCGCCCACCAGAGGTTGAGTTGCTCCCACCAGCCCAGGGGCAACGGCGCAGCGCCGGCGTGATCGGGACTGGTGGTCGGGGACGGCGAGGCGTCGTTCACGCCTGGAAGCGAAGCTGTCCTGGCACCCTAGGGGCGCCGGACCTGGTGACCGATGTCTCGGCGAAAGGTCATGCCTTCGTAATACACCTGATCAAGGCCGGCGTAGGCGCTGGCGAACGCCGCATCGAAATCCTCCTCCTGGGCGACCACCGCCAGCACCCGTCCCCCGGCGGTCACACAGGCGCCCGACTCCTCCAGGCGGCTGCCGGCATGGAAGAGCTGCCGCCGCGAAGTGGTCAGCGGCTGGGCGTGGATCACATCCCCCCGGCGCACCTCTCCGGGGTAGCCCGCGGCGGCGGCCACCACACAGGCACTGCAGCCCCCGGCAATGGTCAGTGGTGGCGCCTGCTCCAGGGCCCCACGGGCGCAGGCCAGCAGCACTGCCGCCAGTTCACCGCCCAGGAGGGGCATCAGGGTCTGGCATTCCGGATCGCCGAAGCGGCAGTTGAACTCGATGACCCTGGCGCCGTCGTCGCTCAGCATCAGGCCTGCGTAGATCACGCCGCGGTAGTCGATGCCGCGCTGGCGCAGGGCCTTCAGGGTGGGCTCCAGCACCTCCCGGCGCACCTGCTCGAGGGCCTCGGCATCGAGCAGTGGGGCAGGGGCGTAGGCCCCCATACCGCCGGTGTTGGGTCCGGTGTCACCCTCCCCGATGCGTTTGTGATCCTGGGCCGGCGGCAGCAGCACCATCGACCGGCCGTCGGTGAGGGCGAACACCGACACCTCAGGGCCGCTCAGCCGTTCCTCCAGCACCAGGCTGTGGCCGGCCTCACCGAACCGTCCCGCAAAGATCTCCTCGATGGCGGCGCGCGTGTCCTCGAGGCTCTCAGCCACCGTGACCCCCTTGCCGGCCGCCAGACCATCAGCCTTGACCACAAGGGGTCGCCCCTCCTGTTTCAGCACCGCCAGGGCCTCGCTGCGGCTGGAGGCAGCCCAGTAGCTGGCGGTGGGCACGCCCGCCTCCATCATCAGGGCCTTGGCCCACTGTTTGCTGGCTTCGAGCTGGGCCCCGTCGGCCCCCGGCCCGAACACCGCGAGCCCCCCGGCCCGAAGGCGGTCGGCCAGTCCTGCTGCGAGCGGACCTTCCGGGCCCACCACCACCAGAGTCACCCCAAGCTCCAGGGCTGAACGCAGCAGACCCTCCTGGTCGGACTCGCCGATGGGCAGGGCCTCACAACCCTCCAGCTGTGACGTGCCGCCATTGCCCGGAGCCACCCAGACACGCTCCACCCCCGGACAGCGGGCCAGGGCCCAGGCCAGGGCATTTTCACGGCCGCCCGAGCCCACCACCAGCAGCCTGCGCGCGCTGGCCTCGGAGGAGTCGGGGGCTGTGGAGCGGACCGAAGCTGTCATGGGGCCGGGGTGGCGCGGAGAGGACGTGGCCGATCGGTTCCCTTAGGTTGACCCCCGGTGGACCGCCAGCCGTGTCATTCCTTCTCTACTTGCCGGTGGTTCCCCCTGCACCGCCTTCCAGCCGTGACCTGGCCCGCTGGGTCGGGCGGGCGGCCGGTCTGCTGACGCTGCTGCTGGGCGTCGGCGTTTCCGGGGTCAGTCGTGCTCAGCAGCAACCGCGTCCATCGGCGCCGGTCCCGATCCCCCAGGCGCCCCC from Synechococcus sp. CBW1107 encodes the following:
- the purD gene encoding phosphoribosylamine--glycine ligase; protein product: MTASVRSTAPDSSEASARRLLVVGSGGRENALAWALARCPGVERVWVAPGNGGTSQLEGCEALPIGESDQEGLLRSALELGVTLVVVGPEGPLAAGLADRLRAGGLAVFGPGADGAQLEASKQWAKALMMEAGVPTASYWAASSRSEALAVLKQEGRPLVVKADGLAAGKGVTVAESLEDTRAAIEEIFAGRFGEAGHSLVLEERLSGPEVSVFALTDGRSMVLLPPAQDHKRIGEGDTGPNTGGMGAYAPAPLLDAEALEQVRREVLEPTLKALRQRGIDYRGVIYAGLMLSDDGARVIEFNCRFGDPECQTLMPLLGGELAAVLLACARGALEQAPPLTIAGGCSACVVAAAAGYPGEVRRGDVIHAQPLTTSRRQLFHAGSRLEESGACVTAGGRVLAVVAQEEDFDAAFASAYAGLDQVYYEGMTFRRDIGHQVRRP
- a CDS encoding circadian clock protein KaiA, translated to MTQPALTVASLIRDEQLRQACSAWLPQGRYELIELGLHQDPAAELERCWEQFDAVLLEPGVLSIEAFQRLRAQGRILPAVVLGQLSGPMEYFQDEVHLPPDQMEQLSYSLDAAISRCLRRRSSGGSGGDPEASDPDVGEGAQSNWRLPHRLRERLGYLGIFYKRDSSRFLRNLSAAERKVLLGSLRRTYRDLLVSYFRDPATANQALESFVNTAFFSDLPITKTVEIHVDMIDEFWKKLQLEGHEQDFLKDYRLALLDVMAHLCEMYRRSLPPETIDKAGGGMTAKVVTSSPLKS
- the kaiB gene encoding circadian clock protein KaiB, coding for MSPKKAYILKLYVAGNTPNSMRALQTLRQILEQEFKGVYALKVIDVLKNPQLAEEDKILATPTLAKILPPPVRRIIGDLSDRERVLIGLDLLYDELTDRQIADEMMDEPDEI
- the kaiC gene encoding circadian clock protein KaiC, which encodes MQDLSATSQPSMKLQKLPTGVEGLDDICQGGLPIGRSTLISGTSGTGKTVFSLHFLHNGIRHFDEPGIFVTFEESPLDIIRNAASFGWNLQELVAQGKLFILDASPDPDGQDVAGNFDLSGLIERINYAIRKYKAKRVAIDSITAVFQQYDAVSVVRREIFRLIARLKEIGVTTVMTTERIDEYGPIARYGVEEFVSDNVIILRNVLEGERRRRTVEILKLRGTTHMKGEFPFTMGAHGVAIFPLGAMQLTQRSSNVRISSGVPRLDEMCGGGFFKDSIILATGATGTGKTLLVSKFVEDACNNKERAILFAYEESRAQLLRNATSWGIDFEQMEQDGLLKIICAYPESTGLEDHLQIIKTEIGQFKPARMAIDSLSALSRGVSHNAFRQFVIGVTGYVKQEEIAGFFTNTSEEFMGSHSITDSHISTITDTILLLQYVEIRGEMARAINVFKMRGSWHDKGIREFVITGNGPEIRDSFSNFERIISGVPHRVTTDERTELSRIARSFEGEESF
- the rplU gene encoding 50S ribosomal protein L21 — encoded protein: MSQATESPAPESPATATESSAPVAAGADLYAIAEASGQQFWFQPNRYYDLDRIAAEVDETVTLENVLLVRDGQGTNLGHPYVSGATIELKVMAHRRGPKILVYKMRPKKKTRRKNGHRQELTRVMVESISVNGKAIA
- a CDS encoding ATP-binding protein — protein: MPLGWWEQLNLWWAEFSLQTKLLAVATLVVSLMMTGITFFALNGIQRDARMSDTRFARDLGLLLSANVTPLVAEGNDRELAAVAERFWRSSRSLRYIFFADPEGVIYLGIPISATNGGSELLLSRKLELPAELQRRPQNPLIRQHLSPDGQVTDVFVPMVSEGRYLGVLALGINPNEAVLASAALTREVTVAVFISIWVLVILGAVFNALTITRPVKELLRGVRAIAGGDFEARIALPVGGELGELLNGFNDMASQLEAYDAANIEELTAAQVKQQSLIATMADGAALLDGEGRIVLVNPTARRLFRWEGRNLEGNELGSELPDVLAMELHGPLDSLVSGDKDSADVRCSFGEPPRTLRIVLQTVKDAAGESLKGIAMTVQDLTREVELNAAQSRFISNVSHELRTPLFNIKSYVETLHDLRDQLSEEETQEFLAIANAETDRLTRLVNDVLDLSRLESDRTWTLEPMEVRPAMEQTLRNYRLNAEEKGVQLELEVDAHLPGVRGNWDLLLQVFDNLVGNGLKFTPAGGRVMLRAYPWPDSCHLDPANLPALDAPSCELSSPLPRLRVEIADSGTGISREDQLRIFERFYRVENAVHTEVGTGLGLSIVRGILEKHGTAIQMASEPGVGTTFWFDLPLEQADSDELMVEGERRSQQARLAEPNLAGV